One part of the Truepera radiovictrix DSM 17093 genome encodes these proteins:
- a CDS encoding thiamine diphosphokinase, with protein sequence MKAVLLAGGPVTPTRGLLERLRGAALVVAADGGVRHARPLGLTPDIIVGDFDSATPEELAPFAGVPRQVHPPRKDLLDLELAAAEAERQGASELLFVGALGGRFDQSLAALFIAMRLRERLTVSLHSGWSAAYPLVAGDALTLELPQGQRFSLLSLEPARLSLTGASYPLTRALLPFGVGLGVSNEVAASPLTVTLHEGRAFLVLDC encoded by the coding sequence GTGAAGGCCGTCCTCCTGGCGGGGGGGCCGGTGACCCCGACAAGGGGGCTGCTAGAACGCCTCCGAGGGGCCGCGCTCGTCGTCGCCGCCGACGGCGGGGTGCGGCACGCGCGCCCCTTGGGGCTGACGCCCGACATTATCGTCGGCGACTTTGATTCGGCCACCCCCGAGGAGCTGGCCCCCTTCGCGGGGGTGCCGCGGCAGGTCCATCCGCCGCGCAAAGACCTGCTCGACCTCGAGCTCGCCGCAGCGGAAGCGGAGCGGCAGGGGGCATCTGAACTGCTCTTCGTCGGCGCCCTCGGTGGCCGCTTCGACCAGTCCTTGGCCGCCCTCTTCATCGCCATGCGCCTGCGCGAGCGCCTCACGGTCTCCCTGCACTCCGGTTGGAGCGCGGCCTATCCCCTCGTAGCGGGTGACGCGCTCACCTTAGAGCTCCCTCAAGGGCAGCGCTTCAGCCTCCTCAGCCTAGAACCCGCGCGCCTCAGCCTCACCGGGGCGAGCTACCCGCTGACGCGCGCGCTGCTCCCCTTCGGCGTCGGTCTGGGCGTCTCCAACGAGGTCGCCGCCTCCCCCCTGACGGTCACCCTGCACGAGGGGCGGGCGTTTTTGGTGCTCGACTGCTAA
- a CDS encoding ABC transporter ATP-binding protein, which yields MSLRLERVSKRFGDTVAVQDVSLTLRPGETVALLGPSGCGKSTLLRLIAGLEHPDGGRIGFAGADLTRVSAPRRGFGMVFQDYALFPHLNVFGNVAYGLVERGWRRERQRARVAELLDLVGLAGLEARRVTELSGGQQQRVALARALAPEPRLLLLDEPLSNLDLTLREELKESLRALLASLAIPAVFVTHDQSEAFTVANRVAVMRQGRLLQLGDAETLYARPASVWVARFLGHANLYATSEHRAALARLMGAPPAAPYVLLRSDLVRLGAGACAATVRAHRRVGALHHLELELLGLRVRWRGFARELPPLDLGQPVRLEVPPEALVPLEAG from the coding sequence GTGAGCCTGAGGCTCGAGCGCGTCAGCAAACGCTTCGGCGACACCGTAGCGGTGCAGGACGTCTCGCTCACGCTCCGTCCGGGCGAGACGGTGGCGCTCTTGGGCCCCTCGGGGTGCGGCAAGAGCACGCTGCTGCGGCTGATTGCGGGGCTCGAGCACCCGGACGGCGGCCGTATCGGCTTCGCGGGGGCCGACCTCACGCGGGTGAGCGCGCCGCGGCGGGGCTTCGGCATGGTCTTCCAGGACTACGCCCTTTTCCCCCACCTGAACGTCTTCGGCAACGTCGCCTACGGGCTCGTCGAGAGGGGGTGGCGCCGAGAGCGACAGCGCGCCCGCGTCGCCGAGCTGCTCGACCTGGTCGGGTTGGCGGGGTTAGAGGCGCGCCGCGTCACGGAGCTTTCGGGCGGCCAGCAGCAGCGCGTCGCCCTGGCGCGCGCGCTCGCCCCCGAACCGCGGCTTCTGCTCCTCGACGAACCGCTCTCCAACCTCGACCTCACCCTGCGCGAGGAGCTCAAAGAGAGCCTCCGCGCGCTCCTCGCCTCCCTCGCCATCCCCGCCGTCTTCGTCACGCACGACCAGTCCGAAGCCTTTACGGTCGCCAACCGCGTCGCGGTGATGCGCCAGGGGCGGCTTTTGCAGCTCGGGGACGCCGAAACGCTCTACGCCCGGCCCGCGTCCGTGTGGGTGGCGCGGTTTTTGGGGCACGCCAACCTGTACGCGACGAGCGAGCACCGCGCGGCGCTCGCCAGGCTGATGGGCGCTCCCCCGGCGGCCCCTTACGTGCTCCTGCGGAGCGACCTCGTGCGCCTCGGGGCGGGCGCGTGCGCGGCGACCGTGCGCGCGCACCGCCGGGTGGGCGCGCTCCACCACCTCGAGCTCGAGCTCCTCGGCCTGCGGGTGCGCTGGCGCGGGTTTGCGCGCGAGCTGCCGCCCCTTGACCTCGGGCAGCCCGTGCGCCTAGAGGTCCCCCCCGAAGCGCTCGTCCCCCTGGAGGCGGGGTGA
- a CDS encoding sugar phosphate isomerase/epimerase family protein, producing the protein MTAGMLELEAAFRLAESLALDFVELSADLHELAPALQEPARVRELRRHSGVGVTVHLSYVDLNLASLIPAARQTAVERTLRGLEFAHQVEAGCGVLHTGRHYLRHPLADQLVAEALSESLAALKGASVPVALENLVLDEDDYLRTPEELAQLTRQFDLANCLDFGHAHIESNAAGEARLERYLELLDDTLMHLHLHNNHGQRDEHLPTPEGSIDYRCYREFLATFNGTICLEISSEAGVGRSVAHLRAVVKGDG; encoded by the coding sequence ATGACCGCCGGCATGCTCGAGCTCGAGGCGGCCTTTCGCCTGGCCGAGTCGCTCGCGCTTGACTTTGTCGAGCTCTCAGCTGACCTGCACGAGCTGGCGCCGGCGCTGCAGGAGCCTGCGCGGGTGCGCGAGCTGCGTCGCCATAGCGGTGTCGGCGTCACGGTGCACTTAAGCTACGTCGACTTAAACTTGGCCTCGCTCATCCCAGCTGCGCGGCAGACTGCCGTTGAGCGCACCTTGCGCGGGCTCGAGTTTGCCCATCAGGTGGAAGCGGGCTGCGGGGTGCTGCACACCGGGCGCCACTACCTGCGCCACCCGCTGGCAGACCAGCTGGTCGCCGAGGCGCTCAGCGAGTCGCTCGCGGCGCTTAAAGGCGCCAGCGTGCCGGTAGCGCTTGAGAACCTGGTGCTCGATGAGGATGACTACCTGCGCACCCCTGAGGAGCTGGCGCAGCTCACGCGCCAATTTGACCTGGCCAACTGCCTCGACTTTGGTCACGCCCACATCGAAAGCAACGCCGCCGGCGAGGCGCGGCTTGAGCGCTACCTCGAGCTGCTGGATGACACCCTCATGCACCTGCACCTGCACAACAACCACGGCCAGCGCGACGAGCACCTGCCGACCCCTGAAGGCAGCATCGACTACCGCTGCTACCGCGAATTTCTCGCCACGTTTAACGGCACCATCTGTCTAGAAATCAGCAGCGAGGCTGGCGTGGGTAGGAGCGTTGCGCACCTGCGGGCCGTCGTCAAGGGGGATGGATGA